AGCATGATTTGCCCAATTGGTAAATCGGACTAGCAACTACATCTGTATCATTCACAAATTGACTCCAAAGAGCTCCCATACGGGAGCACACTATTGAGGTTACTTAGCGGTAGTAAACACCGTTGTTACGTAAGTCTTGTTTGAACTGACGTAAGTTAGTATCGTTATCAATCACCACCATTTCGATACCTAGAATTTCTGCATAATCAGCCAGTGTTGACAAGGTTACCGCTTGGCTATAAACCGCATGATGCGCGCCACCAGCGTGAATCCAAGCCGCAGCGGCCACATTTAAGCTAGGTTGTGGCTCCCACAATGCATGAGCGACAGGAAGATGCGGTAATGATGCTGGTGGAATAATCGTATCAACTATATTCACCACCATTCTAAAGCGGTCACCAAGGTCGATAATAGACACATTTAACGCTTCACCAGATTGACCACTAAAAATAAGACGTGGGATATCACAACAACAACCTATGGTATGGCGGTGAATTTCTAGTTTAGGTTTCACCGCTGTGATAGATGGGCAAACCTCTAACATATGCGCACCTAATACCTGACCTTTTCCGCCAAAGTTGTAGGTGTAGTCTTCCATAAACGAAGTTCCACCTTCCTTGCCGTGCCCCATTACTTTGATGATGTGAATCATTGCAGCTGTTTTCCAGTCACCCTCACCACCATAACCAAAGCCTTTACTCATCAAGCGTTGCGTAGCAAGTCCCGGCAGATTAGTAAGGCCTGTTAAGTTCTCAAACGTATTGGTAAAAGCACTCGCACCAACGGAATTTAGGAAAGATTCCATACCCAGCTCGAGACGTGCTTCTTGTACTAACAATATCTTTTGGTTTTCATCATTTAAAAGGTCTGGCGACATCTCGTATGTTGATGCATATTCGTCAAGCAAATGATTCACATCTGATTCAGGTACCGAATTGACTACATCGCTCAGTTCACCGAGCCCATAAGCATTCACTTCGTAACCAAATTGAATTTGTGCCGAGACTTTATTGCCTTCAGTTACGGCAACTTGGCGCATGTTGTCACCAAAGCGTGCAACTTTAAGTTGTTTACCTGCTTCTACTCCAATCGCGGCGCGACACCACTCATCGACATCTTTATGCACTTGCTCATCTTTCCAATGACCCGCAACCACTTTTCGTTCAATATTCAGACGTGTACCAATGAAACCGAACTCACGGCAACCATGCGCACTTTGGTTGAGATTCATAAAATCCATGTCAATCTCATCCCACGGCAGTTTCGCGTTAAACTGTGTATGTAGGTGCAGGAACGGCTTATTAAGTTGAGTTAAGCCTGCAATCCACATTTTCGCAGGAGAAAAAGTATGCATCCAAAGCATTAAACCGACACAATTCGGATCGTTGTTCGCCGCTCGGCAGACTGCTAGGATTTCGTCAGGCGTTTTTACTGTGCCCTTGTTGGCGATGTCCACTGAAATGCCTGGAGCCGAATTTAGGCCGACAATGATTTCCTCACTATTATTTGCCACACTTTCTAAAACTTTTGGGCCATACAGATGCTGAGAGCCTGTAACGAACCATACTTGTTTCTCATTGAAAACCTTCATCATATATCCTTATTTTTTGATTTGACCGTAGTAGGCGTTTGCACCGTGCTTACGTAAATAATGTTTATCCAAGAGCGATGGGTTAATCGAACTCACACCCGAGTTGATTTGTAGTGTTTGCAATGCCATGCCAGCAACGACTTCAACCACAACAGCATTATGTACTGCTTGATGTGGATCTTTACCCCATGAAAACGGTGCGTGTTCTTTAACAAGAATACCGGGTGAAGCCATCGCGTCTTTGTCACCAATGGTTTCAACAATCACCTTGCCTGTGTTTAACTCATAGTCTTCAGCAATCTCTTTGTTACTCAATGCTCGAGTACAATCGATTTGACCATAGAAATAGTCCGCATGAGTGGTACCCAGTGCCGGAATGGCACGACCGGCCTGAGCCCATGCTGTCGCCTGCGGCGAATGAGTGTGGACGATACCGCCAATATCGGAATATTGACGATAAAGCTCTAAGTGTGTCGCGGTATCTGAAGAAGGATTCATCTCTCCCTCAACGGTTCGACCTTGTAGATCGACAATCACCATGTTGGCGGCGCTGAGTTCGCTGTATTCAACACCACTAGGTTTAATAACCACCAAACCCGACTTACGGTCTATGCCTGAAACGTTCCCCCAAGTGAAGGTCACAAGATTATGCTGCTGGAGATCCATATTGGCTTGCCAGACTTGACTGCGAAGTGCTTTAAGACGTTCAGAGGTTAAATCAACATCGCTCCATACTGTTTGTTCAGACATTGCCACGCTCCTGAGATTGGTGAAATTCAGCAAGCTGTTCCATATACTGTCCTAATTGACGATATGTCGCATATCGCTTCACTCTCATCGCCTGTACTTCTGGATTTGGTAAGTATGCTTGACGAACGGGACTGGCCATCACACTTTGTGCTGCTTTGGTATTTGGGTAAACGCCCGCGACTACCGCAGCAAATATCGCTGCCCCCAAGGCACAACATTGCTCCGATTCTACAACGATGATTTCACGGCCTATCACATCGGCACACATTTGCATCACATAAGGTGATTTCTGAGCAATACCACCAATTGCAATGACACGTTCAACCGGTACATCTTGCTCAATAAAGCAATCCACAATCGCTTTCGCACCATGTGCCGTTGACTCTACAAGCGCTGAAAATATAGCTGGTGAAGCGCTACCAAGATTTAAATCGCAGACAGCACCTTTTAAGCGCTGGTTGGCAAATGGCGTGCGTCGACCATTGAGCCAATCCATTGCTACTGGTGTGTAATAGTCAATACCTTGTTGTTCTGCTGCCTCTGAAAGCATCGGCAGTAAGTCAGAAGCGATTTCTTCTGCAATCAGGGAAAAATCTGGATTACGCTCTACGTAAGCCTGCAATGGCCACATCAATACGTTTTTGAACCAAGCGTACATATCACCAAACGCTGATTGTCCCGCTTCTAAAGCGAGTAGCTCAGGCATAGCACTGCCTTCTACTTGACCACAAATCCCATGAATAGTGCGGTCACCTACCTCGTCTGCAGTCACCATTAAAATGTCACAAGTCGAGGTACCAATCACTTTTACTAGATCATTGGCTCCAGCGCCCGCTCCAACGGCTCCCATATGACAATCAAACTCGCCAATCGCGATGGCAATACCTTCTGGTAGTCCTAATTTCTCTGCCCACTCTTTAGAGAGGTATCCAGCCGCTTGGTCTGACGTGAATACTTGCGAAAACATGTGTTCACGAATGCCATCGAGTGTTGGAGAAATTGCGCTTAAAAACGCTTGGTCAGGCAAGCCACTCCAACTGTCGTGCCACATGGCTTTATGCCCTGCAGCACAAATGCTGCGGCGCAGCTTTTGTGGATGTTGGTTACCAGAAAGAATGGCTGGGATCCAGTCACAAAGTTCAACCCAGCTGTAGGCTCGTTTTGCAATTTGTTCATCTTGTTCACTAACCCACGCAGCTTTAGCCCAGAACCATTCAGATGAATACACGCCACCGATGTAGCGAGTATAGTCGGTAAACGTTCCAGAATGCGCGAGCTCATTGATCAGGTCGGCTTTGGTTACAGAGGTGTGGTCTTTCCATAAAACGAACATCGCGTTTGGATTGTTTTCGAACTCTGGTAGTAGTGCGAGAATCGTACCATTCTCATCAATTGGCGCAGGTGTCGAGCCAGTAGTATCGACACCAACCCCCACTATAGAAGAAGTTACAGAGGATGAGACTGTGCTTAGTACATCTTTAATAGCAAGGGTCATAGCATCCTGATAATCTTGAGGGTGATGCCTGAACTGAGATTGTTCTGGCTGGCAATAGAGTCCTTTCATCCATCGCGGGTAATTGACAACGGAAGATGATATTTCTTTTCCGGTGCCTGCATTCACGACAAGAGCACGTACAGAATCTGATCCGAAATCTAAACCAATTACGTACTGCTGATGTGTTTTCAATGTTTCCATAAGAGCTCCAACTTTTGGTCTGCAAACTAAATCCTATAAAGTTATAGCGATAATACTGCCGTTATCCCATGAATAGGCTCGCTAAATTTATGGACAAAATAGTTACGGCATTTTTTTTGTGGTGTATCTGACAAATTATAAATTCGAGCGAAACTCATACCTAAAAGAAGAAAAAAGAAAGATATTCGCTGTATTATTGGCTGTTTATAGCTTTACTGCGATCTAAATCATAGCCTCTACAGTCGAATGAATGGACAAAAACGCTACAATTTTAAAGTGTGATTATTATCACTAACAATTATTTTGAAATCTACAAATATGTATTGCGAACACTTACCTACAACCAGCGGATGGATAACAATGAAATTAAAACAACTACTCACAATCGCGGCCCTATCTGGCGTAACAATGCTAAGCGCTTCAGCCAATGCCTTTTTCGGTTCAAACGATGACATCAGACTCGGTTACCTAGTTAAGCAACCGGAGGAACCATGGTTCCAAACAGAATGGTCATTCGCAGAAAAAGCTGGTCAAGATCTTGGTTTTGAGTTGATTAAAATGGCTATACCAGATGGAGAGAAAACGCTTAACGCTATCGACACACTCGCAGCTCAAGGTGCGAAAGGTTTCGTTATCTGCACACCTGATCCTAAATTGGGCCCAGCAATCATGGCGAAGGCAAAAAGTTATGACCTTAAAGTTGTCACTGTCGATGACCAATTTTTAAACGCTAAAGGTGAGCCGATGACCGACGTACCTTTGGTTATGATGGCAGCAACCGCTATCGGCGAACGCCAAGGTACCGAGCTTCACAATGAAATGCAGAGACGTAACTGGGATGTCTCTACAACGGGTGTAATGGCAATCACTGCCGACGAGCTTGATACAGCACGTCGTCGTGTTGATGGTTCTATTTCTGCGCTAAAACAAGCGGGCTTCCCTGTCGCTCAAATCTACCGCGTACCAACGAAAACCAATGATATTCCAGGAGCACTAGACGCAGCGAACTCTTTACTGGTTCAATACCCAACCGTTAAGCAATGGCTAGTTTTAGGTATGAACGACAATACTGTACTAGGCGGTATACGTGCCACTGAAGGTCAAGGATTCAGTGCAAACAACGTAATCGGTATTGGCATCAATGGCGTTGATGCGGTGAACGAACTGGCTAAATCTCAACCAACGGGGTTCTACGGTTCACTACTACCTAGCCCAGACGTACACGGCTACAAGAGTATCGAGTCTCTTTACAAATGGGTGACTGATGATATGCAGCCAGAGAAGTTTGTAGAAGTCACAGACGTTGTACTTATCACTCGTGATAACTTCAAAGATGAACTAGCGAAAAAAGGGCTATAAGCTCACTTTCGATGACGACCTAATGGGTCGTCATTATCTGATTTAACGGAGAGAACGTCATGGCTAAGTCCCCCTCTTACATAGAGTTTCGCAATATATCGAAGCACTTCCCCGGTGTTAAGGCATTGAACAACGTTAGTTTCCGAGCGGATGCGGGCAGTGTTCACGCTTTGATGGGCGAAAATGGTGCTGGTAAATCAACGCTCCTCAAAACTCTCAGTGGCTTTCATCAACCCACCAAAGGTGAAATCGCAATTGACGGTAAAGAAGTGATGCTGGGCTCAACTAATGATGCCCTCGCTCACGGTATTGCCATTATTTATCAAGAACTCAACCTAGTTCCTGAGCTGACAGTTGCTGAGAATATTTATCTCGGACAGTTACCAACGAAAAGAGGACGAGTAGACACAGAAACTCTAAACAGAAATGCACGAGTTCAGTTAGAACGTTTAGGTGAAACCTTTGATCCATCTTGCCAACTAAAGGAGCTTTCTATAGGCCAATGGCAAATGGTTGAGATCGCCAAAGCGTTGAGCCGCAATGCACAAATTATCGCTTTTGATGAGCCAACCAGTAGCTTGTCGCAGCGAGAAATTAAAAACCTATTTAAGATTATCCGTGAACTGCGTGATTCTGGAAAAGTCATCATGTATGTATCACATCGTATGGAAGAAATTTTCGATCTTTGTGATGCAATTACTATCTTCAAAGATGGTCAGCACGTGCGATCATTCCATGACATGTCCGAACTGACCCATGATCGCTTAGTAAAATTGATGGTCGGTCGAGAAATCAACGATATCTACAATTATCGTTCACGTCAGCATGGTCAAAGTGGCCTGCGTATAGAAAACTTCGAAGGCCCAGGACTAAGCCAACCGCTATCTATGGATATTAAACAAGGTGAAATTTTAGGGCTGTTTGGCTTAGTTGGAGCAGGACGAACCGAATTGACTCGCCTTATTTTTGGTGCCGATAAGAAAAGTGCAGGAAACATGTACCTTCACAACGTCAAAATTGGAGTTAAAAACCCGCAAGATGCCATTCGAGCTGGCATTACTCTGTGCTCAGAAGACCGTAAAGCCGACGGCATCATCCCTATCATGTCAGTTCAAGAGAACACGAACATCAGTGCTCGTCCTTGGAACTTAAGATTCAAAGGGTTGATTGATTTCGAATGGGAAAAGAAGAACGCTTCGAAGCAAAAGAAGCACTCAATGTAAAAGCATCTTCTTTAGAGCAACCTATTGGAAAATTGTCCGGAGGTAACCAACAGAAAGTTATTCTTGGCCGTTGGTTGTCAACAGAGATGAGCGTCATCTTGTTGGATGAACCTACACGGGGAATCGATGTTGGTGCCAAGTCCGAAATTTACGAACTCATTTTTAAGCTGGCTGAAAACGGGGTGACCGTACTCGTCGTTTCTAGCGACTTGCCGGAAGTGTTGGGTATCTCAGATCGCGTCGTTGTTATGAAAGAAGGTGCGGTGACTGGTGAATTACAGCGATACGAATTTAATGAACAAACTGCGCTTTGTCTGGCAATGCTAGACAAAGAAGACTCAACAGCCGCTTAACGCTAAAAATCAAGGATTAATATTATGTCTGTAACAAGCTCTACAAAACCTCTTGAACAGCAGGATGCTAAACGCTCCTTTAATTTGGCTGGAATTTGGGACCGATTCGGAATGCTCATCGTGTTCGCTGCTCTATTTCTTTTGTGTACTTTATTTGTGCCTTACTTTGCGACTTTTATCAACATGAAAGGGCTTGGCCTAGCGATTTCGATGAGTGGCATGGTAGCGTGTGCGATGTTGTTCTGCTTAGCTTGTGGGGATCTCGACCTATCTGTCGCTTCAATCATCGCCTGTTCGGGTGTTGTAACTGCCGTAGCGATTAATGCGACTAGCAGTTTGGTACTTGGAATTGGCGCTGGCTTATTGTCTGGTGCAGCTTTCGGTCTAATTAACGGTTTCGTGATAGCTAAACTAAAAATTAATGCGTTAATTACTACGCTTGCAACCATGCAGATCGCTCGTGGTCTCGGCTATATAATTTCTGACGGCAGAGCTGTAGGCATCACAGAAGAGAGATTCTTTGCTTTGGGTAACTCTTCTGTCCTAGGTATTCCAACACCAATATGGTTGACCATACTTACTTTTGCTTTATTCGCTTTCCTTCTCAATCGCACTGTTTACGGTCGCAATACTCTGGCGATTGGTGGTAACGAAGAAGCGGCTCGTTTGGCCGGTGTGGATGTGGTCAAAACCAAGATGATCATTTTTACCGTGTCAGGGTTAATTTCGGCTCTTGCTGGCGTTATTTTGGCCGCACGTATGACGAGTGGTCAACCAATGACCTCTGTCGGTTTCGAATTAGTCGTCATTTCAGCTTGTGTACTCGGGGGTATCCCTAAAGGGTGGTATAGGTAAAGTGTCTTATGTCATTGCTGGTGTATTAATTCTAGGCACCGTCGAAAATGCAATGAACTTGCTCAACATGTCACCGTTTTCTCAATATGTTGTTCGCGGTATAATATTACTAGCGGCCGTTATCTTCGACCGTTACAAACAACAGTCCAACAAAGCATGACACTTCTAAGCGTTTCAAGAACTATCTCCAATATAATACCCTGAGCTACGCTCAGGGTTGTTAGTATAAGCACTGAAGCGTAGCAGTATGGTATATTGGGCCACGTAGTTTGAGTTATAGACATAAGGAAAAGTAAGTCTAATTGCAGACATTGAAATCAAGTTCAATTCCATATCACACTTCGGGGCAATAGTTTCTTAGAATGCTTGGCTAGAAGGCACACTGCGACCACAAATACTTGACGTAATCTTGCATTTTCATTCGATTAATAAGTTGTACTCAACATTACTTTCACAGCTGGACTCTATCTTTTTAAAACCAAGGTTATTCAGAACAGAGGCACTTCTAACGTTCCAATTATGGACTCCTGCCCACACAAAACCTCGGTAACCTTCACTTTGAATATGAAAGAGTAATGATTCACACATTTGAGTTGCGATTCCTTGTCCCCACAGTTCAGGATTTACCCAGTAGGCTAAAGCAAGGCGATCTTCCTGTGGAAGTAGAGTGACCTGTCCGACGACTACTGAATCCAATAAACGGCTGCACGTCCAAACATAGCACTTTCCAGTTTTCCAATCTAAAACTCGGTCTGAGCACCAGCTTTCTGCTTCTTTGAGCGTTTCAAGTTTTGCTAATGGTAGTGAAGTAGGAAACTTGTTTGAACTAACTGCGTTAAACAAAGTGAAAGCATCACTGATACAGATCGGATTAAAAAAGAACTGAGAGTTACTAAATTTGGGCGTGAATTTCAAAATTTTCTCCCTGAGTACCGCACGAATTGACATCAGTATAATTGCCACGTTAAGTATGACCAATAGTAATTCAAATCACGAGGCGACGAAGTAATTAATCAGTTAATCGTAACTTCGAATGGGGCATTTCCGTGTTAAGCAAAATGCCACTACAACTAGATACACTAACAGACCGAAGTTACTCTACCCAGTGGCTGGTGTGATTCATTTATAGTGTAACTTGGCGAGGCCTCATGAAACGCTGTTCTTTCATTTTTTTGCCCCATTGATCTCCAATATATTCTTTTATGCATGAAAATCCGTATTTTTTATAGAGATGATGTGCAGCCTCCAAACCTTCTACTGTATACAAATGAGTTTCATCAAAACCAGAAACATCAGCAAAAGCTAAAGCAGAAGTAATAAGTGTATGACCGACACCAGCACCTCTTGCCTTATCATCAACAATAAACCATCGTAAATGGGCTTTTCCCTGACCTAAATCTTCTCCGTCAATAGCAATAGAGCCAACAATTTCTTCACCTAATGTTGCAAGCCATATCTGATTTCCAGAATGATTTAAGCGACCACAAAAATCTGCAAGACCACTGGCTACTGCTGATTCGAATGGCTGACCAAATCCAGCTTCTCTTGAATAATATGAACTATGCATTTCAGTTACTTTGGCAATAATGCCACTTCTATAACCCGTAGATATTTCAATATCTTGAAGCCTATTTACCTCACCAAATTTTCCCGATAAAGCATCAGCATATAACTTTAGTCCATCAATAATAGTTTCTTCCTGTTTAGAATTAAGATGTTTAAGTGCTTCAATAATCTGACGCTGGGCGAAAGCATGTATTTCTGATACCCGTTTCTGACCCGCAGCAGTTAAAATGAGTTGTTTACTTCTGGCGTCATCAGAATGAGGCTTTTCTTTAATATCACCAGAAACCATGAGCTTTTGTAGCATTCGACTCACGGATGATTTTTCTAATTGAAGACAATCACTTAAATAACGCGCTGTTACACTATCTCCACTTTCAATTTCCAATAAGGCATGAACAGCAGAGGGAGATAAGTCCGTTCCAGCAAATGCTCCTCCCATGAATCCGAGATCACGAACAAGTTGTCGTGATGATGTTCGAATAGCATCGATAGCTGATAAAGAAATCATAGAACCCCCATATAGTTGCACAATACAACTATATGGGGGTTTGAGAAATGAATCAAACACAATTTTGATATTAGATAAATCTGGTCTATTGCAGTACTGGTTAAGTGGTCAGTTCGTTGGGTCTGAGAAGGTTTGGGGCAAAAGCGAGTTAACTCTCCTGCTGAAACCTCTATGGAATAAAACAATTTATAGCCTTCAGACAAAATCTTTCCATCAGGTTATTAGTAGCCCAAAACACAATCACCAGATAAGAGTTAATGGTATTTGATGAGGATGAGCAGTTTTAGGAGTATCTGAGGGTCTATGGTCTATGGTCTATGGTCTATGGTCTATGGTCTATGGTCTATGGTCTATGGTCTATGGTCTATGGTCTATGGTCTATGGTCTATGGTCTATGGTCTATCAAGTCTTAGTTAGATACTTTATTATGATAAAAATTTTTTCAGTGAGATAACACATATGTACAGTGATCATTTTCAAGGTAAGTACGAAGTAGAGCTGAAGTATAGATTGAAATCAAAAAGTGACTTTCTAGATACGCTCCATCAAATGCCTCATGAAACAATGCTCGAAGAGAATGCTGAAGCAGATCGGTATTACGACACACCTGACAGGGCATTGAATAATCAAAATAAGATCTTATGTATACGCACGATGGAGCCATCTGGTATTAAACTCTGGATAGTAAAAGGGCCCGAGCCTGACAGGTGCGAAGCGACTAACATCACTGATGCCGATAGAGCATCTAGTATGCTTGAAACTATGGGATATGAAGTTGCGTTACAAGTGGAAAAAGTTAGAAGTATTTACTTCATTGGTAAATTTCATATTACTGTTGACTCATTAGAAAACATTGGTGATTTCGCCGAGTTTGCGATTATGACCGATGAAGAAGAAAGTTTGTCTATATACAAGAAAGAGTTAGAAGAACTAGCTTTTAAATTCGGCCTTACCAATCGAAATCTTGAAACAAAATCGTATAAAGATATGGCTACAGAGATTACCAAATAACCATTTAAACGTAATCCAGTGTCTGATGGTATTGTCAACCTATCAAGTTGAGCCGAATAAATTCAACTAAACACACCTTAATATAAATTTTGGACACAACTAACCCGTTCCCATTCTCTAAAGGAACGATCGCGGAAAAGACGATAATGTTTGGCTTCCATTAAATGACGCCCAGGCCGAAACAAGTTATTAATCACACCATGGCAACTCAAAAAACGTTGCGCTTGCCCTTGCGATTTAAATTTCCGCATCTGTCTTTCCTGTTGTCGAGTGGGCTGATGTGATAATTCACATCCGTTATTTTCATACTGGACTGTTGAGTGCTCAGTATTTGGTATTAATTCTCTTTTTGCTGCAGAGTAACTTGCTAGGTTATCTGTCACAATCTTCAAAGGCATTACTTCCTGCCCTTTTAATAACTACTTAAAGAAGCGCATGGCAGCCCTTTTGTCCTTACGTTTTTGCACCAAAATATCAATCTCATCACCGTCTTGATCTACTGCTCGCCAAAGATAATGCAATACACCATTAATATTAATAAATACTTCATCCAAATACCATGTATCGCCAAGCTGACCACGACTCTTTTTTATCTGATGACAGTAAGTTGAACCATATTTTTTACACCACTGACGGATCGTTTCATAACTAACAACGATA
The DNA window shown above is from Vibrio algarum and carries:
- a CDS encoding ribulokinase produces the protein METLKTHQQYVIGLDFGSDSVRALVVNAGTGKEISSSVVNYPRWMKGLYCQPEQSQFRHHPQDYQDAMTLAIKDVLSTVSSSVTSSIVGVGVDTTGSTPAPIDENGTILALLPEFENNPNAMFVLWKDHTSVTKADLINELAHSGTFTDYTRYIGGVYSSEWFWAKAAWVSEQDEQIAKRAYSWVELCDWIPAILSGNQHPQKLRRSICAAGHKAMWHDSWSGLPDQAFLSAISPTLDGIREHMFSQVFTSDQAAGYLSKEWAEKLGLPEGIAIAIGEFDCHMGAVGAGAGANDLVKVIGTSTCDILMVTADEVGDRTIHGICGQVEGSAMPELLALEAGQSAFGDMYAWFKNVLMWPLQAYVERNPDFSLIAEEIASDLLPMLSEAAEQQGIDYYTPVAMDWLNGRRTPFANQRLKGAVCDLNLGSASPAIFSALVESTAHGAKAIVDCFIEQDVPVERVIAIGGIAQKSPYVMQMCADVIGREIIVVESEQCCALGAAIFAAVVAGVYPNTKAAQSVMASPVRQAYLPNPEVQAMRVKRYATYRQLGQYMEQLAEFHQSQERGNV
- a CDS encoding L-ribulose-5-phosphate 4-epimerase, with amino-acid sequence MSEQTVWSDVDLTSERLKALRSQVWQANMDLQQHNLVTFTWGNVSGIDRKSGLVVIKPSGVEYSELSAANMVIVDLQGRTVEGEMNPSSDTATHLELYRQYSDIGGIVHTHSPQATAWAQAGRAIPALGTTHADYFYGQIDCTRALSNKEIAEDYELNTGKVIVETIGDKDAMASPGILVKEHAPFSWGKDPHQAVHNAVVVEVVAGMALQTLQINSGVSSINPSLLDKHYLRKHGANAYYGQIKK
- a CDS encoding bifunctional helix-turn-helix transcriptional regulator/GNAT family N-acetyltransferase; the encoded protein is MISLSAIDAIRTSSRQLVRDLGFMGGAFAGTDLSPSAVHALLEIESGDSVTARYLSDCLQLEKSSVSRMLQKLMVSGDIKEKPHSDDARSKQLILTAAGQKRVSEIHAFAQRQIIEALKHLNSKQEETIIDGLKLYADALSGKFGEVNRLQDIEISTGYRSGIIAKVTEMHSSYYSREAGFGQPFESAVASGLADFCGRLNHSGNQIWLATLGEEIVGSIAIDGEDLGQGKAHLRWFIVDDKARGAGVGHTLITSALAFADVSGFDETHLYTVEGLEAAHHLYKKYGFSCIKEYIGDQWGKKMKEQRFMRPRQVTL
- a CDS encoding GNAT family N-acetyltransferase yields the protein MKFTPKFSNSQFFFNPICISDAFTLFNAVSSNKFPTSLPLAKLETLKEAESWCSDRVLDWKTGKCYVWTCSRLLDSVVVGQVTLLPQEDRLALAYWVNPELWGQGIATQMCESLLFHIQSEGYRGFVWAGVHNWNVRSASVLNNLGFKKIESSCESNVEYNLLIE
- the cyaB gene encoding class IV adenylate cyclase, whose product is MYSDHFQGKYEVELKYRLKSKSDFLDTLHQMPHETMLEENAEADRYYDTPDRALNNQNKILCIRTMEPSGIKLWIVKGPEPDRCEATNITDADRASSMLETMGYEVALQVEKVRSIYFIGKFHITVDSLENIGDFAEFAIMTDEEESLSIYKKELEELAFKFGLTNRNLETKSYKDMATEITK
- the araA gene encoding L-arabinose isomerase, producing MKVFNEKQVWFVTGSQHLYGPKVLESVANNSEEIIVGLNSAPGISVDIANKGTVKTPDEILAVCRAANNDPNCVGLMLWMHTFSPAKMWIAGLTQLNKPFLHLHTQFNAKLPWDEIDMDFMNLNQSAHGCREFGFIGTRLNIERKVVAGHWKDEQVHKDVDEWCRAAIGVEAGKQLKVARFGDNMRQVAVTEGNKVSAQIQFGYEVNAYGLGELSDVVNSVPESDVNHLLDEYASTYEMSPDLLNDENQKILLVQEARLELGMESFLNSVGASAFTNTFENLTGLTNLPGLATQRLMSKGFGYGGEGDWKTAAMIHIIKVMGHGKEGGTSFMEDYTYNFGGKGQVLGAHMLEVCPSITAVKPKLEIHRHTIGCCCDIPRLIFSGQSGEALNVSIIDLGDRFRMVVNIVDTIIPPASLPHLPVAHALWEPQPSLNVAAAAWIHAGGAHHAVYSQAVTLSTLADYAEILGIEMVVIDNDTNLRQFKQDLRNNGVYYR
- a CDS encoding arabinose ABC transporter substrate-binding protein gives rise to the protein MKLKQLLTIAALSGVTMLSASANAFFGSNDDIRLGYLVKQPEEPWFQTEWSFAEKAGQDLGFELIKMAIPDGEKTLNAIDTLAAQGAKGFVICTPDPKLGPAIMAKAKSYDLKVVTVDDQFLNAKGEPMTDVPLVMMAATAIGERQGTELHNEMQRRNWDVSTTGVMAITADELDTARRRVDGSISALKQAGFPVAQIYRVPTKTNDIPGALDAANSLLVQYPTVKQWLVLGMNDNTVLGGIRATEGQGFSANNVIGIGINGVDAVNELAKSQPTGFYGSLLPSPDVHGYKSIESLYKWVTDDMQPEKFVEVTDVVLITRDNFKDELAKKGL